The Erigeron canadensis isolate Cc75 chromosome 4, C_canadensis_v1, whole genome shotgun sequence genome window below encodes:
- the LOC122594859 gene encoding uncharacterized protein LOC122594859 isoform X2, whose protein sequence is MKTLISISNPISFPQWTKYIPSVPSLHHHYHNFTNNEKPIFFNFRITRLYKTTSFSSYSAEYNGWVDPGPVNSPTESTHLNKLLTSLGIDDKKYAFVYLFGFVCALAVSRIRVSSIIVFPACFIVFAIGFSFGVVNNGGFVKKKRVKDVKFETLSDLLSGFDVKILELRDSIRRNIECGKISKKDLVGYAEGLEFVEESVLEVKRLVDGMVVDGNDVSKGKGNGNGKGKGKGFDVLGFINGVRERSFGSRGSKVKDGVKNDLRYKEVSDRDQGIYVDPVVEDEMEKSVTSDGDVRVKETYTGKGIGRFMEMETGAKQVFERDERFMSNGNLDDDFLDIDFGASYKNGRRREELFQQERGNFKKIDEKNILYDNMEPTEEEGYDKSRNKNGFASSPSSDISSDIIFSDYITEANALSKQVRELLKHSGIEEDAENMLYKSTELLSKAVDMKPMSLLAVGQLGNTYLLHGELKLKLSRKLRALLAQSDSNERLHDEVSNREQFVDYLVNVCEECEELLVNAGRKYRLALSIDADDMRALYNWGLALSFRAQLIADIGPEAAFDADKVYLAAIDKFDAMMSKSNAHTPDALFRWGVALQQRSRLRTRNFREKVKLLSQAKRLYEDALLMDSNNLQPSNKVESVNTL, encoded by the exons atgaaaaccctaatttcaatttcaaatcccATTTCATTTCCTCAATGGACAAAATACATCCCCAGTGTCCCCTCACTCCATCATCATTACCATAATTTTACTAATAATGAAAAACCaatctttttcaacttcagaATCACAAGACTTTACAAAACGACATCGTTTTCTTCATATTCAGCAGAATACAATGGATGGGTCGACCCGGGTCCAGTCAACAGTCCAACTGAGTCAACTCACCTGAACAAGCTATTAACTTCACTTGGAATTGATGACAAAAAGTATGCATTTGTTTATCTATTTGGTTTTGTATGTGCCTTAGCTGTTTCTAGAATCAGGGTTTCATCTATAATTGTTTTTCCAGcttgttttattgtttttgcaATTGGGTTTTCATTTGGGGTTGTAAATAATGGTGGGTTTGTTAAGAAAAAGCGAGTTAAAGAcgtaaagtttgaaactttatcGGATTTGTTAAGCGGGTTTGACGTCAAGATTTTGGAGTTGAGGGATAGTATTAGGAGAAATATTGAGTGTGGTAAGATTAGTAAGAAAGATTTGGTTGGGTATGCTGAGGGTTTGGAGTTTGTTGAGGAAAGTGTTTTGGAAGTTAAGAGATTGGTTGATGGAATGGTGGTTGACGGAAACGATGTGTCGAAAGGGAAGGGTAACGGGAATGGGAAGGGGAAAGGGAAAGGGTTTGATGTGTTGGGGTTTATCAATGGTGTTCGAGAAAGGTCTTTTGGGTCGAGGGGGAGTAAAGTGAAAGATGGTGTGAAGAATGATTTGAGATATAAAGAGGTTAGTGATCGTGATCAGGGAATTTATGTGGATCCGGTTGTTGAAGATGAGATGGAGAAATCTGTAACGAGTGATGGTGATGTTAGGGTTAAAGAAACGTACACTGGAAAAGGAATTGGTAGATTTATGGAGATGGAGACCGGAGCTAAACAAGTTTTTGAAAGAGATGAGCGATTTATGAGCAATGGAAATTTGGATGATGATTTTCTTGATATAGATTTTGGTGCTAGTTATAAGAATGGAAGAAGAAGAGAGGAGCTTTTTCAACAAGAACGAGGGAATTTCAAGaaaattgatgaaaaaaatatactttacgACAATATGGAACCAACGGAAGAAGAAGGTTATGACAAGTCCCGGAATAAAAATGGATTTGCTTCATCCCCGTCTTCAGATATATCCAGTGATATTATTTTTAGTGATTACATAACGGAAGCAAATGCATTATCAAAACAAGTGAGAGAATTGTTAAAACACAGTGGGATTGAAGAAGATGCAGAAAATATGCTGTATAAATCAACCGAATTGCTCTCTAAAGCTGTAGACATGAAGCCCATGAGTTTATTGGCTGTGGGCCAATTGGGTAACACTTATCTTCTTCATGGAGAATTGAAACTGAAACTTAGCCGTAAAttgagagctctacttgcacaAAGTGACTCAAATGAAAGACTACATGATGAGGTCTCAAATAGAGAACAATTTGTTGATTATCTTGTTAATGTTTGTGAAGAATGTGAAGAACTGCTGGTTAATGCTGGAAGGAAATATCGGTTGGCATTGTCGATTGATGCTGATGATATGAGAGCATTGTACAATTGGGGCCTTGCTCTCTCCTTCAGAGCTCAGTTGATTGCGGATATTGGACCT GAAGCCGCTTTTGATGCTGACAAGGTTTACTTGGCTGCCATTGACAAATTTGATGCCATGATGTCCAAAAGCAATGCTCACACACCAGATG CTCTTTTTAGATGGGGTGTGGCATTACAACAAAGATCTCGCTTACGGACAAGAAACTTTAGAGAGAAAGTTAAGTTGTTGAGCCAGGCAAAAAGGCTTTATGAAGATGCACTTCTCATGGACTCGAACAATCTCCAG CCATCAAATAAAGTCGAAAGTG TCAACACCTTGTAA
- the LOC122594859 gene encoding uncharacterized protein LOC122594859 isoform X1 encodes MKTLISISNPISFPQWTKYIPSVPSLHHHYHNFTNNEKPIFFNFRITRLYKTTSFSSYSAEYNGWVDPGPVNSPTESTHLNKLLTSLGIDDKKYAFVYLFGFVCALAVSRIRVSSIIVFPACFIVFAIGFSFGVVNNGGFVKKKRVKDVKFETLSDLLSGFDVKILELRDSIRRNIECGKISKKDLVGYAEGLEFVEESVLEVKRLVDGMVVDGNDVSKGKGNGNGKGKGKGFDVLGFINGVRERSFGSRGSKVKDGVKNDLRYKEVSDRDQGIYVDPVVEDEMEKSVTSDGDVRVKETYTGKGIGRFMEMETGAKQVFERDERFMSNGNLDDDFLDIDFGASYKNGRRREELFQQERGNFKKIDEKNILYDNMEPTEEEGYDKSRNKNGFASSPSSDISSDIIFSDYITEANALSKQVRELLKHSGIEEDAENMLYKSTELLSKAVDMKPMSLLAVGQLGNTYLLHGELKLKLSRKLRALLAQSDSNERLHDEVSNREQFVDYLVNVCEECEELLVNAGRKYRLALSIDADDMRALYNWGLALSFRAQLIADIGPEAAFDADKVYLAAIDKFDAMMSKSNAHTPDALFRWGVALQQRSRLRTRNFREKVKLLSQAKRLYEDALLMDSNNLQVKEALSMCVSELRYKNYY; translated from the exons atgaaaaccctaatttcaatttcaaatcccATTTCATTTCCTCAATGGACAAAATACATCCCCAGTGTCCCCTCACTCCATCATCATTACCATAATTTTACTAATAATGAAAAACCaatctttttcaacttcagaATCACAAGACTTTACAAAACGACATCGTTTTCTTCATATTCAGCAGAATACAATGGATGGGTCGACCCGGGTCCAGTCAACAGTCCAACTGAGTCAACTCACCTGAACAAGCTATTAACTTCACTTGGAATTGATGACAAAAAGTATGCATTTGTTTATCTATTTGGTTTTGTATGTGCCTTAGCTGTTTCTAGAATCAGGGTTTCATCTATAATTGTTTTTCCAGcttgttttattgtttttgcaATTGGGTTTTCATTTGGGGTTGTAAATAATGGTGGGTTTGTTAAGAAAAAGCGAGTTAAAGAcgtaaagtttgaaactttatcGGATTTGTTAAGCGGGTTTGACGTCAAGATTTTGGAGTTGAGGGATAGTATTAGGAGAAATATTGAGTGTGGTAAGATTAGTAAGAAAGATTTGGTTGGGTATGCTGAGGGTTTGGAGTTTGTTGAGGAAAGTGTTTTGGAAGTTAAGAGATTGGTTGATGGAATGGTGGTTGACGGAAACGATGTGTCGAAAGGGAAGGGTAACGGGAATGGGAAGGGGAAAGGGAAAGGGTTTGATGTGTTGGGGTTTATCAATGGTGTTCGAGAAAGGTCTTTTGGGTCGAGGGGGAGTAAAGTGAAAGATGGTGTGAAGAATGATTTGAGATATAAAGAGGTTAGTGATCGTGATCAGGGAATTTATGTGGATCCGGTTGTTGAAGATGAGATGGAGAAATCTGTAACGAGTGATGGTGATGTTAGGGTTAAAGAAACGTACACTGGAAAAGGAATTGGTAGATTTATGGAGATGGAGACCGGAGCTAAACAAGTTTTTGAAAGAGATGAGCGATTTATGAGCAATGGAAATTTGGATGATGATTTTCTTGATATAGATTTTGGTGCTAGTTATAAGAATGGAAGAAGAAGAGAGGAGCTTTTTCAACAAGAACGAGGGAATTTCAAGaaaattgatgaaaaaaatatactttacgACAATATGGAACCAACGGAAGAAGAAGGTTATGACAAGTCCCGGAATAAAAATGGATTTGCTTCATCCCCGTCTTCAGATATATCCAGTGATATTATTTTTAGTGATTACATAACGGAAGCAAATGCATTATCAAAACAAGTGAGAGAATTGTTAAAACACAGTGGGATTGAAGAAGATGCAGAAAATATGCTGTATAAATCAACCGAATTGCTCTCTAAAGCTGTAGACATGAAGCCCATGAGTTTATTGGCTGTGGGCCAATTGGGTAACACTTATCTTCTTCATGGAGAATTGAAACTGAAACTTAGCCGTAAAttgagagctctacttgcacaAAGTGACTCAAATGAAAGACTACATGATGAGGTCTCAAATAGAGAACAATTTGTTGATTATCTTGTTAATGTTTGTGAAGAATGTGAAGAACTGCTGGTTAATGCTGGAAGGAAATATCGGTTGGCATTGTCGATTGATGCTGATGATATGAGAGCATTGTACAATTGGGGCCTTGCTCTCTCCTTCAGAGCTCAGTTGATTGCGGATATTGGACCT GAAGCCGCTTTTGATGCTGACAAGGTTTACTTGGCTGCCATTGACAAATTTGATGCCATGATGTCCAAAAGCAATGCTCACACACCAGATG CTCTTTTTAGATGGGGTGTGGCATTACAACAAAGATCTCGCTTACGGACAAGAAACTTTAGAGAGAAAGTTAAGTTGTTGAGCCAGGCAAAAAGGCTTTATGAAGATGCACTTCTCATGGACTCGAACAATCTCCAGGTAAAAGAAGCCCTGTCGATGTGCGTATCCGAACTTAGGTATAAAAATTACTATTAG
- the LOC122596671 gene encoding E3 ubiquitin-protein ligase AIRP2-like isoform X1: MYAGSMTKSFKDSLKVLEADIQHANTLASDFPREYDGACVQMRMSYSPAAQFFLFFVQWSDCHLAGALGLLRVLIFQVYADGTTTMSTHERKASIREFYGVIYPSLMQLESGVTDSEERKQKKVCMERYRKREDDDYNRYSDVDIEREEECGICMEMNSKLVLPKCNHAMCSNCYNDWRTRSLSCPFCRVSLKRVDSGELWVYVDYKEAVDMATITKENLKRFFMYIDKLPLVIPDSNFDTYDSHLM; the protein is encoded by the exons ATGTATGCGGGATCAATGACAAAATCATTTAAAGATTCACTCAAAGTTCTTGAAGCAGATATTCAGCATGCTAATACTCT GGCATCTGATTTTCCAAGGGAGTATGATGGTGCGTGCGTGCAGATGAGAATGTCATATAGTCCGGCTGCAcaatttttccttttctttgttCAGTGGTCAGACTGCCACCTTGCTGGTGCTCTTGGACTCTTGAGGGTCTTGATTTTTCAG GTTTATGCGGATGGTACCACCACCATGTCTACTCATGAAAGGAAGGCAAGCATAAGGGAATTTTATG GTGTCATATATCCATCTTTGATGCAACTTGAAAGTGGTGTGACGGATTCAGAAGAGAGAAAGCAAAAGAAGGTATGCATGGAAAGGTATAGAAAAAGAGAAGATGATGATTACAATCGTTATTCTGATGTTGACATTGAACGAGAAGAAGAATGTGGTATCTGCATGGAGATGAATAGCAAGCTCGTGTTACCCAAATGTAATCATGCCATGTGCTCAAACTGCTACAATGACTG GCGTACAAGGTCACTTTCATGCCCGTTTTGCCGAGTCAGCCTAAAGCGAGTCGACTCAGGCGAGCTGTGGGTGTATGTTGATTATAAAGAGGCAGTTGACATGGCCACAATAACAAAAGAAAATCTAAAACGATTCTTCATGTATATAGACAAGCTGCCTCTTGTTATTCCTGACTCGAATTTTGACACCTACGATTCACATTTGATGTAA
- the LOC122596671 gene encoding E3 ubiquitin-protein ligase AIRP2-like isoform X2 yields the protein MRMSYSPAAQFFLFFVQWSDCHLAGALGLLRVLIFQVYADGTTTMSTHERKASIREFYGVIYPSLMQLESGVTDSEERKQKKVCMERYRKREDDDYNRYSDVDIEREEECGICMEMNSKLVLPKCNHAMCSNCYNDWRTRSLSCPFCRVSLKRVDSGELWVYVDYKEAVDMATITKENLKRFFMYIDKLPLVIPDSNFDTYDSHLM from the exons ATGAGAATGTCATATAGTCCGGCTGCAcaatttttccttttctttgttCAGTGGTCAGACTGCCACCTTGCTGGTGCTCTTGGACTCTTGAGGGTCTTGATTTTTCAG GTTTATGCGGATGGTACCACCACCATGTCTACTCATGAAAGGAAGGCAAGCATAAGGGAATTTTATG GTGTCATATATCCATCTTTGATGCAACTTGAAAGTGGTGTGACGGATTCAGAAGAGAGAAAGCAAAAGAAGGTATGCATGGAAAGGTATAGAAAAAGAGAAGATGATGATTACAATCGTTATTCTGATGTTGACATTGAACGAGAAGAAGAATGTGGTATCTGCATGGAGATGAATAGCAAGCTCGTGTTACCCAAATGTAATCATGCCATGTGCTCAAACTGCTACAATGACTG GCGTACAAGGTCACTTTCATGCCCGTTTTGCCGAGTCAGCCTAAAGCGAGTCGACTCAGGCGAGCTGTGGGTGTATGTTGATTATAAAGAGGCAGTTGACATGGCCACAATAACAAAAGAAAATCTAAAACGATTCTTCATGTATATAGACAAGCTGCCTCTTGTTATTCCTGACTCGAATTTTGACACCTACGATTCACATTTGATGTAA
- the LOC122597947 gene encoding general transcription and DNA repair factor IIH subunit TFB2 isoform X2, with product MPQVRIIAKNFMDMVASLPAIKLDKLYDNAFICEAILRSLPPLAKKYVLELLYIDDPLTVSSLEAWVLSDGASKHRVAVDRLVQLRVFTEIADRKREVTYRLNPMFQMNLRKHIVHGGVLPREPMAAKIKLPSLEDLDIYAAKQWECFLLHLISSAEAEVTTKSISPSMMKVFQRGLLSQKEKEGSRLTESGFQFLLMDTNAQLWYIIREYITNSEDRGVDSADLISFLLELSFHVTGEAYNMNTLSDIQRTTVKDLADLGLIKLQQGMTDSWFIPTKLATNLSISLSDASSRKEGYVVVETNFRLYAYSTSKLHCEILRLFARIEYQLPNLIVGAITKENLYKAFSNGITADQIILFLQQNAHPRVAERVPSVPENVTDQIRLWESDLNRVEMTPAHFFDDFPSRDVFEAACDFARQYSSLLWEDSKKMRLIVKTEIYGHMKEFLSHQK from the exons atgccGCAAGTGAGGATAATAGCCAAGAATTTCATGGACATGGTGGCTTCTTTACCTGCTATCAAACTTGACAAACTCTACGATAATGCCTTCATTTGTGAAGCTATTCTCAG GTCTTTACCACCATTGGCCAAGAAGTATGTTCTTGAATTGTTGTATATAGATGATCCTTTGACAGTCAGTTCTTTGGAAGCGTGGGTTCTTTCTGATGGTGCTTCAAAGCATAGAGTTGCTGTTGATAGACTCGTTCAGTTGAGAGTATTCACTGAAATAGCTGATAG AAAGAGGGAAGTCACTTACAGGTTAAACCCTATGTTTCAGATGAACCTACGGAAACATATTGTTCACGG TGGTGTATTGCCGAGAGAACCTATGGCTGCAAAAATAAAACTCCCAAGCTTAGAGGATTTAGACATCTATGCCGCTAAACAATGGGAG TGTTTCCTGCTGCATCTCATAAGCTCTGCCGAAGCTGAAGTTACAACAAAAAGCATCAGTCCTTCTATGATGAAAGTCTTCCAGCGAGGCCTTTTAAGTCAAAA AGAAAAAGAAGGTTCCCGGCTAACAGAAAGTGGTTTTCAGTTCCTG TTAATGGATACCAATGCACAACTTTGGTATATCATTAGGGAGTATATCACTAATTCTGAG GATAGAGGTGTGGATTCAGCAGATCTTATCTCATTTCTATTGGAACTTAGTTTTCATGTTACTGGCGAG GCATATAATATGAATACTTTAAGTGATATACAAAGGACAACAGTTAAGGACCTTGCAGACTTGGGACTCATCAAACTCCAGCAG GGGATGACAGATAGTTGGTTTATTCCTACTAAATTGGCGACAAATCTCTCTATTAGCCTGTCAGATGCATCTTCAAGGAAAGAG GGATATGTCGTCGTGGAGACGAACTTCAGGTTATATGCCTACTCAACCTCTAAGCTACACTGTGAAATCCTAAGACTATTTGCAAG GATAGAATATCAACTTCCTAACCTTATTGTTGGGGCTATTACAAAAGAGAACCTGTACAAAGCCTTTTCAAATGGCATTACAGCAGATCAG ATAATTTTATTCCTCCAGCAGAATGCTCATCCTCGTGTTGCAGAAAGAGTTCCATCTGTGCCAGAAAATGTCACGGATCAG ATAAGGCTGTGGGAATCAGATCTAAATCGGGTAGAGATGACACCTGCTCATTTTTTTGATGACTTTCCATCAAGG GACGTGTTTGAAGCAGCTTGTGACTTTGCAAGACAGTATAGCAGTTTGCTGTGGGAAGACTCGAAAAAGATGCGTCTCATtgtgaaaactgaaatttatgGACACATGAAAGAGTTCCTTAGCCATCAAAAATAG
- the LOC122597947 gene encoding general transcription and DNA repair factor IIH subunit TFB2 isoform X1 yields MPQVRIIAKNFMDMVASLPAIKLDKLYDNAFICEAILRSLPPLAKKYVLELLYIDDPLTVSSLEAWVLSDGASKHRVAVDRLVQLRVFTEIADSVCRKREVTYRLNPMFQMNLRKHIVHGGVLPREPMAAKIKLPSLEDLDIYAAKQWECFLLHLISSAEAEVTTKSISPSMMKVFQRGLLSQKEKEGSRLTESGFQFLLMDTNAQLWYIIREYITNSEDRGVDSADLISFLLELSFHVTGEAYNMNTLSDIQRTTVKDLADLGLIKLQQGMTDSWFIPTKLATNLSISLSDASSRKEGYVVVETNFRLYAYSTSKLHCEILRLFARIEYQLPNLIVGAITKENLYKAFSNGITADQIILFLQQNAHPRVAERVPSVPENVTDQIRLWESDLNRVEMTPAHFFDDFPSRDVFEAACDFARQYSSLLWEDSKKMRLIVKTEIYGHMKEFLSHQK; encoded by the exons atgccGCAAGTGAGGATAATAGCCAAGAATTTCATGGACATGGTGGCTTCTTTACCTGCTATCAAACTTGACAAACTCTACGATAATGCCTTCATTTGTGAAGCTATTCTCAG GTCTTTACCACCATTGGCCAAGAAGTATGTTCTTGAATTGTTGTATATAGATGATCCTTTGACAGTCAGTTCTTTGGAAGCGTGGGTTCTTTCTGATGGTGCTTCAAAGCATAGAGTTGCTGTTGATAGACTCGTTCAGTTGAGAGTATTCACTGAAATAGCTGATAG TGTCTGCAGAAAGAGGGAAGTCACTTACAGGTTAAACCCTATGTTTCAGATGAACCTACGGAAACATATTGTTCACGG TGGTGTATTGCCGAGAGAACCTATGGCTGCAAAAATAAAACTCCCAAGCTTAGAGGATTTAGACATCTATGCCGCTAAACAATGGGAG TGTTTCCTGCTGCATCTCATAAGCTCTGCCGAAGCTGAAGTTACAACAAAAAGCATCAGTCCTTCTATGATGAAAGTCTTCCAGCGAGGCCTTTTAAGTCAAAA AGAAAAAGAAGGTTCCCGGCTAACAGAAAGTGGTTTTCAGTTCCTG TTAATGGATACCAATGCACAACTTTGGTATATCATTAGGGAGTATATCACTAATTCTGAG GATAGAGGTGTGGATTCAGCAGATCTTATCTCATTTCTATTGGAACTTAGTTTTCATGTTACTGGCGAG GCATATAATATGAATACTTTAAGTGATATACAAAGGACAACAGTTAAGGACCTTGCAGACTTGGGACTCATCAAACTCCAGCAG GGGATGACAGATAGTTGGTTTATTCCTACTAAATTGGCGACAAATCTCTCTATTAGCCTGTCAGATGCATCTTCAAGGAAAGAG GGATATGTCGTCGTGGAGACGAACTTCAGGTTATATGCCTACTCAACCTCTAAGCTACACTGTGAAATCCTAAGACTATTTGCAAG GATAGAATATCAACTTCCTAACCTTATTGTTGGGGCTATTACAAAAGAGAACCTGTACAAAGCCTTTTCAAATGGCATTACAGCAGATCAG ATAATTTTATTCCTCCAGCAGAATGCTCATCCTCGTGTTGCAGAAAGAGTTCCATCTGTGCCAGAAAATGTCACGGATCAG ATAAGGCTGTGGGAATCAGATCTAAATCGGGTAGAGATGACACCTGCTCATTTTTTTGATGACTTTCCATCAAGG GACGTGTTTGAAGCAGCTTGTGACTTTGCAAGACAGTATAGCAGTTTGCTGTGGGAAGACTCGAAAAAGATGCGTCTCATtgtgaaaactgaaatttatgGACACATGAAAGAGTTCCTTAGCCATCAAAAATAG
- the LOC122597947 gene encoding general transcription and DNA repair factor IIH subunit TFB2 isoform X3 has translation MPQVRIIAKNFMDMVASLPAIKLDKLYDNAFICEAILRSLPPLAKKYVLELLYIDDPLTVSSLEAWVLSDGASKHRVAVDRLVQLRVFTEIADSVCRKREVTYRLNPMFQMNLRKHIVHGGVLPREPMAAKIKLPSLEDLDIYAAKQWECFLLHLISSAEAEVTTKSISPSMMKVFQRGLLSQKEKEGSRLTESGFQFLLMDTNAQLWYIIREYITNSEDRGVDSADLISFLLELSFHVTGEAYNMNTLSDIQRTTVKDLADLGLIKLQQGMTDSWFIPTKLATNLSISLSDASSRKEGYVVVETNFRIEYQLPNLIVGAITKENLYKAFSNGITADQIILFLQQNAHPRVAERVPSVPENVTDQIRLWESDLNRVEMTPAHFFDDFPSRDVFEAACDFARQYSSLLWEDSKKMRLIVKTEIYGHMKEFLSHQK, from the exons atgccGCAAGTGAGGATAATAGCCAAGAATTTCATGGACATGGTGGCTTCTTTACCTGCTATCAAACTTGACAAACTCTACGATAATGCCTTCATTTGTGAAGCTATTCTCAG GTCTTTACCACCATTGGCCAAGAAGTATGTTCTTGAATTGTTGTATATAGATGATCCTTTGACAGTCAGTTCTTTGGAAGCGTGGGTTCTTTCTGATGGTGCTTCAAAGCATAGAGTTGCTGTTGATAGACTCGTTCAGTTGAGAGTATTCACTGAAATAGCTGATAG TGTCTGCAGAAAGAGGGAAGTCACTTACAGGTTAAACCCTATGTTTCAGATGAACCTACGGAAACATATTGTTCACGG TGGTGTATTGCCGAGAGAACCTATGGCTGCAAAAATAAAACTCCCAAGCTTAGAGGATTTAGACATCTATGCCGCTAAACAATGGGAG TGTTTCCTGCTGCATCTCATAAGCTCTGCCGAAGCTGAAGTTACAACAAAAAGCATCAGTCCTTCTATGATGAAAGTCTTCCAGCGAGGCCTTTTAAGTCAAAA AGAAAAAGAAGGTTCCCGGCTAACAGAAAGTGGTTTTCAGTTCCTG TTAATGGATACCAATGCACAACTTTGGTATATCATTAGGGAGTATATCACTAATTCTGAG GATAGAGGTGTGGATTCAGCAGATCTTATCTCATTTCTATTGGAACTTAGTTTTCATGTTACTGGCGAG GCATATAATATGAATACTTTAAGTGATATACAAAGGACAACAGTTAAGGACCTTGCAGACTTGGGACTCATCAAACTCCAGCAG GGGATGACAGATAGTTGGTTTATTCCTACTAAATTGGCGACAAATCTCTCTATTAGCCTGTCAGATGCATCTTCAAGGAAAGAG GGATATGTCGTCGTGGAGACGAACTTCAG GATAGAATATCAACTTCCTAACCTTATTGTTGGGGCTATTACAAAAGAGAACCTGTACAAAGCCTTTTCAAATGGCATTACAGCAGATCAG ATAATTTTATTCCTCCAGCAGAATGCTCATCCTCGTGTTGCAGAAAGAGTTCCATCTGTGCCAGAAAATGTCACGGATCAG ATAAGGCTGTGGGAATCAGATCTAAATCGGGTAGAGATGACACCTGCTCATTTTTTTGATGACTTTCCATCAAGG GACGTGTTTGAAGCAGCTTGTGACTTTGCAAGACAGTATAGCAGTTTGCTGTGGGAAGACTCGAAAAAGATGCGTCTCATtgtgaaaactgaaatttatgGACACATGAAAGAGTTCCTTAGCCATCAAAAATAG